One Halosegnis longus DNA window includes the following coding sequences:
- a CDS encoding universal stress protein, translated as MDIETVLAPVDGSDESLAAAEYGLAVADAYDASVHALYVIGEESTAGLKAGEIEEQEVAAASTAFIDEIRARAGDVPVEQSTTHGFSAARLSQHPGSVILDAAEEVDADFLVVPREPLAGDPTAVIEKATEYVIAYASQPVLSV; from the coding sequence ATCGAGACGGTGCTCGCGCCGGTCGACGGGAGCGACGAGTCGCTGGCCGCCGCCGAGTACGGCCTCGCGGTCGCGGACGCCTACGACGCCTCCGTCCACGCGCTGTACGTCATCGGCGAGGAGTCGACGGCGGGGCTGAAGGCCGGCGAAATCGAGGAACAGGAGGTCGCCGCCGCCTCCACCGCCTTCATCGACGAGATTCGCGCCCGCGCCGGCGACGTGCCCGTCGAGCAGTCGACCACGCACGGCTTCTCGGCCGCGCGGCTCTCACAGCATCCGGGCAGCGTCATCCTCGACGCCGCCGAGGAAGTCGACGCCGACTTCCTCGTCGTCCCGCGAGAACCGCTCGCCGGCGACCCGACGGCCGTCATCGAGAAGGCGACCGAGTACGTCATCGCGTACGCCTCACAGCCCGTCTTATCGGTGTAG
- a CDS encoding DUF7529 family protein, which produces MDESTAANIEYVVGEGIVEGITANWESLLATAADVAAELDRETIVCEPTDVTVVPAADQFGLTAVVDDETFSRLDALDADAFEPTHVARAESDGLVLLLVVFESDEQAVVLPLYYERTADAEGVLRDHDELPIRVRSLTALEPVSFLLESPEYVFPETPLDD; this is translated from the coding sequence ATGGACGAGTCGACAGCCGCCAACATCGAGTACGTCGTCGGCGAGGGCATCGTCGAGGGAATCACGGCAAACTGGGAGTCGCTGCTCGCGACCGCCGCCGACGTCGCCGCCGAACTCGACCGCGAGACCATCGTCTGTGAGCCGACCGACGTGACCGTCGTTCCGGCGGCCGACCAGTTCGGGCTCACGGCCGTCGTCGACGACGAGACGTTCAGCCGCCTCGACGCGCTCGACGCCGACGCGTTCGAACCGACCCACGTCGCCCGCGCCGAGAGCGACGGTCTCGTGCTCTTACTCGTCGTCTTCGAGTCGGACGAACAGGCCGTCGTCCTCCCGCTGTACTACGAGCGCACCGCAGACGCCGAGGGTGTGTTGCGCGACCACGACGAGCTCCCGATTCGGGTCCGGAGTCTCACGGCGCTCGAACCGGTCTCCTTTCTGCTCGAGTCACCCGAGTACGTCTTCCCCGAGACGCCCCTCGACGACTAG
- a CDS encoding DUF5806 family protein has product MTETPEEEPTPAVERVEAEREEPEDADVPEDVQEYARFSKIDGATYDRANEFLRDRTYITAREWAIARLCADFRTETGVEMTKIGENLPELVPFMTDTYSPQAVNQARASFEEKVQKAGATFLYGAMCDFFTAEELDDLMYEVTEVAKFLLEVEGVELTVDEELDAEDRISEVMREVRDRSAGLRHDEVTCPECGHVHEVGDD; this is encoded by the coding sequence ATGACAGAGACGCCCGAGGAGGAGCCGACGCCGGCGGTCGAACGCGTCGAAGCCGAGCGCGAGGAGCCGGAAGACGCGGACGTGCCCGAGGACGTACAGGAGTACGCCCGCTTTTCGAAGATCGACGGCGCGACCTACGACCGCGCGAACGAGTTCCTGCGCGACCGCACATACATCACCGCCCGCGAGTGGGCCATCGCCCGGCTGTGTGCCGACTTCCGCACCGAGACGGGCGTCGAGATGACGAAAATCGGCGAGAATCTGCCCGAGCTCGTTCCATTCATGACGGACACCTACTCCCCGCAGGCCGTGAACCAGGCGCGGGCCTCCTTCGAGGAGAAGGTGCAGAAGGCCGGTGCAACGTTCCTCTACGGCGCGATGTGTGACTTCTTCACCGCCGAGGAGCTGGACGATCTGATGTACGAGGTGACGGAGGTGGCGAAGTTCCTGCTCGAAGTGGAAGGAGTTGAGCTGACGGTCGACGAGGAACTCGACGCCGAGGACAGAATCTCGGAGGTGATGCGCGAGGTGCGCGACCGGTCTGCCGGCCTGCGCCACGACGAGGTGACGTGTCCCGAGTGCGGCCACGTCCACGAGGTCGGCGACGACTAG